CACTCAGCGACTATTTTTGGAACTTTTATTGAAATTTCAATTCCTTCTATAAAGGTTTTGTCTTCCGGAAGTTTTATTACAACCGCATCGTTTACGCCGGCTTCAACTGATTTTTTTTCAAAAAGTGAATCGATTGCAATTAAATTTGTCTTGCGCACACGGAAAGGCTCGGCGTTTAGCAGAAAAATTCCGCAGAAAGCCAAAAGCATCAAAGAGAAAACTTTTTTGTTTTTTCTGCCAATGCAAGATTTCATGTTGATATTATAATCTTAAATCTTCTATATTTCTAGTGTAATTTCTTTTATTTTAAGTATTTTCCGGGATTTAATGAAGAGCCGTTCTGCTTTATTTCAAAGTGAAGGTGCGGACCTGTTGAAAGTCCTGTTGTTCCGACTTTGCCGATTTTCTGCCCTGTTGAAACTGCTTCTCCTTCTTCAACTAGGATTTCTGAAAGATGTGCATAGGTGCTTTCCATTCCGCCTGCGTGGGAAATTATGATATAGTTTCCGTAGATTCTGTTTCCTCTTTCCACGGATTTTACAGTTCCAGTCTTGCAGGCAAATACAGTTGTTCCCGCCGGAGCTGCAAGGTCAATTCCTTTGTGAAACTGCCATCTGCCTGTTATGGGGCTTTGTCTTTTTCCGTAGTCGGAAGTCAAAATGCTTTTTTCTAGCGGCATGGACATTCCGGGATTTAAAAAATACGCCCGTTCAGCTGGACTGAATCTTTCTCCGGGAATAAAATAGAAAATTCTTGAGTTTATTTTGTACTGCTCAAAAGCTCCCTGCGAAATTTTTTCTTTATGCTCGTTTGCAAGTAGAAATTCAATGGAAGTGGCAGGAGATTCCGGGATAAAAAGTCCGTTCGCGGAAGGAAGAGTTATTGTTTTGCCTTCAAGAAGCTCGCCGCTGTTTTCTATGGAATTTGCGGTTGACAAAGTTTCCTGCCAGATGCTGCACCTTGCCGCCACGGTAAAAATTGTGTCGCCTTTTTTTGCTTTGTATGAATAGAAAGTCGGAACGCTTGTGTTTGACTTGAAAAAATCTTTCTGGCATTGCTGGACTTCCTGCTGGTACTGGGAAAAAAGAAAGTCGCGCGATTCCAAGGACGGAATTTGCGGAAAACTTTGCGCCCATACACAAAAAAGTGAAAAAAATGTTCCTGCGATAAAAAAAAGTTTTTTCTTCATAAAAAAAGCTGCTCAAGAAAATATTCCTGAACAGCCTTGTTCTTTAACAGCTTGTGGCTGTTACTCTTCTGAGATTGCTCCAACTGGACATACAGAAGCGCATGATCCGCAGCTTACGCAGTTGTCAGCATTAATCTGACGCTTGTCGTTTACTTCGCTGATTGCTTCTGAAGGGCATTCGCCTTCGCATGCTCCGCAGTTGATGCAGTCCGATGAAATTTTGTAAGCCATAAAATACCTCGGTTTGTGTGTGTGGAAAACTTCTATTAATACAGAAATCTTCTAAAAAAATAATACTTGAAATTTTCTAAAAAGGCAAGTTTTGTTTTTTTTATTCAAAAATTTTCAAAAGTACTTGACAAATCCCGGGGGGGGTACAATAAGCGTTGCTGAATTTTTTTCAGCGGAATCCATTTTAAGGGTAAGCCTATGAAAAAGATTACTAAGATTTTGTCTATACTTGCGGTTTTTGCTTTGGCATTTTCGTTTGCAGGATGCAGCAGTGGAGATAATGACAGCAGTTCAGATGATGTAACAATTAGCGGTTCAGGTTCGGGAGGAACTTCAAGCAGGATACCAGAAGACTTTGTGAAAATTCCTGCTGTGTCAATTACAGGAACAGAAACTTGGACTCCAGAATCAGAAGTGTTTATAAGCGGACGTAAACTTGAAATTTCTTCATTCTATATGAGCGATCATGAGATAACAAGGGCTGAATACAAGTCAATTGTTGGACAAATCTATCCTAATTATGTAATTATGTTCGATAAGGACGGTAACGAGCTTGCAGACAATGAAGCAGGAAACAACCCTGTAACTATCAACTGGTACGATGCTATTGTCTATTGCAATAAACGTTCAATAAAAGAAAATTTAACGCCTTGCTATACGATAAGTGGTTCAAAAAATCCTAGTGATTGGGGAAATGTGCCGACTTCAAACGATAGCACCTGGGCTGCTGTAACATGCGATTTTACTGCGAACGGCTACCGCCTTCCGACCGAAGCAGAATGGGAATGGGCAGCTCGCGGAGGTGAAAGCTACAAATATGCCGGCGGTGATACTATTAATGATGTTGCATGGTGTACAGGAAATACTTACGGAACAAGAGATGTAAAAACAAAGAAAGCC
The sequence above is drawn from the uncultured Treponema sp. genome and encodes:
- a CDS encoding M23 family metallopeptidase, with the translated sequence MKKKLFFIAGTFFSLFCVWAQSFPQIPSLESRDFLFSQYQQEVQQCQKDFFKSNTSVPTFYSYKAKKGDTIFTVAARCSIWQETLSTANSIENSGELLEGKTITLPSANGLFIPESPATSIEFLLANEHKEKISQGAFEQYKINSRIFYFIPGERFSPAERAYFLNPGMSMPLEKSILTSDYGKRQSPITGRWQFHKGIDLAAPAGTTVFACKTGTVKSVERGNRIYGNYIIISHAGGMESTYAHLSEILVEEGEAVSTGQKIGKVGTTGLSTGPHLHFEIKQNGSSLNPGKYLK
- a CDS encoding 4Fe-4S binding protein, whose amino-acid sequence is MAYKISSDCINCGACEGECPSEAISEVNDKRQINADNCVSCGSCASVCPVGAISEE
- a CDS encoding SUMF1/EgtB/PvdO family nonheme iron enzyme codes for the protein MKKITKILSILAVFALAFSFAGCSSGDNDSSSDDVTISGSGSGGTSSRIPEDFVKIPAVSITGTETWTPESEVFISGRKLEISSFYMSDHEITRAEYKSIVGQIYPNYVIMFDKDGNELADNEAGNNPVTINWYDAIVYCNKRSIKENLTPCYTISGSKNPSDWGNVPTSNDSTWAAVTCDFTANGYRLPTEAEWEWAARGGESYKYAGGDTINDVAWCTGNTYGTRDVKTKKANGYGLYDMTGNVNEWCWDFHDYTISIDTPATGKSSGFIPGTVPMRCLRGGGWHEAIDSFYYIYDRQRYYPYYRDETDNADYGFRVVRTAK